The nucleotide sequence ACGGCACACGCGCTGTTCGCGATCGACACTGCACACACCGTGACGCGCTACCTGACCAACTGAGTGGAGCGTCGTGGATAAGTACCTACTGAGCGATTCACACGAATGGTCAGGGCATTGGTGGTTGCCTTCGGCGCCTGACGACCGAGTCGCGGGCGTGCTCTCGTTCGAGCCGGATGACGGGCTAACGCTTCGGCTGATCGGCGGATGGAGTATCGACTACGAGGAGCCAACCGAGTCGGTTATCGTGACGGCGAACCGGATGCCGCAGGCACCGCTGATCCACGGAGTGTCGCGCGGGGAGCTGATCACTCTCGCGGACGTCTTCTTCACGAAAATGGAACGGTTCCGCGTCGGACATCGAGGTCCCGCGGATTCGACCATCGCGCATGCGGAGACGGCGCTCGTAGGATGCCACCTGGACGACGCCGACTCGACCGTGTTTGAGGGCGCCATCGCGACCATCGAGAACATGTCGTCATGGTCTCGCCTGAGCGGCATGCGGTCCGAGGTGGGACGCGACGACGACGGACGCCGCACCAGCGGGATCACGAATGTGCAAGTCGGCCCGCTCGTGGCTGAAATTGGTGACGTTACGGCGACGCTCTTTCACATGCTGTGGCTGCCGCAGAGCGAGTTCACGCGGTGGGGAACTCGTGAGAGCTTGCGCGAGACGGCATCGCTCCAGATCACCTCTGGGCAGCCGCGGAGCCTCGCGGGCTGGACTGAAGAGTTGAGAAGCGCCGGGGACCTGATTTCCCTGTGTGGGCTGACCGCGTGTGGCTTGCTGTCGATCCGACTCCTCCTGCCTGCGACGCCTGAGCGCTACCGCGAGGGTGATCCCCGAGCAAGCGTCAGGAACGAGGTGTACGTCGTCCAGAAACGGATCACGCAGCCCAACCCGACGGCGTCGGCGCTCGAGGCTCGCCACTTCGTAGTCACCCTCGACGACTTTGACTTCGAGACGCTCATGCAGCGGTGGTTCGAGGTGCGTGAGACGTTCTCAGCTGCGCGAGGCATGATCCTCGGACTCAAGTACGTCCCGGGCGGCTACGTCGAGACTCAGTTGATTGCGGCCGTCGCCGCTGCGGAGTCGATGCATCGCGCACTCGCGCCAGCCTCACCGATCGATGATGACAAGTACCGTCGCCTTCGCAAGCTGCTCGTCGATGCGACTCCGCCAGAACTCGTGACATGGGTCCGGGACCGACTCCCGAGAAACGAGCCGTCCTTAAAGGACCGGCTCCTTGACCTCGCCCGCCGCCCCGGCGAGTTCATGAGCACACTTGTCCCAGATGCCGAAAAGTGGGCAAGGGCGGCACGCACATCGCGAGACCAGCTCGCTCACACAGGCGAGACCAAAGCGCAGAGTGTCGAGCAAATGGCTGCGGTCTCAGAGGTCACCGCGGCAGTGGTAGCGCTGAACTTGCTCTTCGAGCTGGGCGCGCCGATCGACGCGCTCGCTGAAGCGCTGAGCGCACAGCCTGACCTTCGCATCGCGTGCGACTTTGGCCAGGAGAACTTCTCCTCCGAGACGGGCTGACTGACGAAGCGCCCCTTACGCCCGACAACATCGCGCAGCTTTTGGACGCGGATGTCGAACTCGTCGAACGCGCACTGCATAGTCACCGCGGTCAACCAGGCAGGCCGCCGGTGAGCTCGCTGCGCAGGCGATCCGCGAACGACTGAAGGGCGCCGGAGAGAAGCCTCACCCGCAGCGCGGGAGCCGGTGGCGTCATAGCGCGCCCCGGGCCGCATTTCTCTCTACTCTCAGTATCCCGGCGGTCGGGCCTTATGGTCATCGAGCGCCCGGATGTCGGTCCTGGGCCGGGCATCCGACGCGGCGGATTACCGCTCTTCGATGTCGACCAACCACCCGGCGAATGAGCGAGTCGTACCTTCGCCGAGCGGACGGCTCATGCTGGCGCCGTCCGGTTGCAGCGGGGTATCCGGTTCTTCCGGCGGCAGCCGCACGCCGCGGGTCGGCTCCAGTTTGGCTGTGCCGGGCACAGGCACGATCTCAACCACGTACCGCGACGGTCTCGAGCCCGCAAACACGCCGCCGCCGAGGTCCCGGCCGACCAGTGGCCACTCCTCGCCGTCAGGCGGCATGACTGCGTCAGCCGGCGCGCCGTGGCCTGGACGACGCAGTGAGCGACGTTCCTCGACTTCGTGCGCGACCATACTCACGGCGGTCACGCGGCCGCGCACTCGATCGGCGACTTCCTGTTCGTGATGCGACTCGACCGCGTCCACCGTTGCGATCAGTGCCGGACCGAGGAGGTCACCGAGCGACGGATCGGGGGTGCGTGTGGCGATGCCAAAGTCGACTTCGTCGCCGACAACGAATGCGTCACCACAGCACGCCCACTCCCACTCCGTCAGCCACACGTGCGTCATGCAGCCCACCGTAGCGAGCGGCGGCGGACCTATCTGCACCGCGGGCCCGGAGGTGGGTGTGCTACCGCGCGGCGGAGAGGCTTTCGCGGACTCGCGCGATTGCGGCCGCCCACGCTTCGGATCCGGCGTCGCTCCACAGTTCAGCGAGCTCCCCTTGCGGAGAGGCCGCGATCTCGAGCGCACTCAGCGCGACCGGCACGATCCCTTGTGGCGGATTCGGAAGTCGCTCCACGAACGCGGTAACGCTTTCCGTGTAGACGTCTGATTGAGTGGGTGCGCCACTGGCGTGCGCGACGACCTCGGCCGCTGCGATGGCAACACTGGCAACATCCGCGTCGATGGATGCCGGCTCCTCTTCGAGGACACCGGTGAGGGCATCCAGAACCAGGTCCCAATTCTCGGCCTCGTCGAGTTCCCACGCCCAGTCGGCCACGGTGTCGTTGCCGAACGGCTCTGCACTCCATGCACCCATGACGGCACAGTAACGTGCAGCAGGTGCCCGCGATGACAGCTGTGGACAACGTCACTGACCGCGACCTTCAAGCGCGGATGGCGGTCCGCAATCGTGCGGACATGGGTTCGCCAGCGCGCGACTCGATAGCGCCACGCGTAGATGCTGACTCGGCCCAGATCGCTCGTTTAGCCCGCTCGCGAGTGCGCACACTCGGGGTTCATCTTGCGTGCCGGGCCTAGCGCGTGATTCCGTTCCCGAACGAGTTCAGTGGGCCGTATCCGACGGGTCGAGTAGCCGCTTCTCGTGAGGCTCGGCGGAGTTCGAGATGAGCGGCCGTAATCGACTCGGCGATAGTGATCTCGGCGGCACCCCGGAGCATCGTCGTGGCTACATCGTCGATCGCGGCTCGGTCGCTGTGGGCAACGCTGACAGCGACGTTGTGATGGCGACCGCGGGTGAGGCCGACGTAGAGTCCGGCGGCGTCGACGTCGGGCCCGACGAAGGCGGCGTCGGTGGTGTCGCCTTGGATGCCGTGCACGGTTGAGGCGTAGGCGAGTTGGACGTAGTCGAGGGCGTAATCATGGGTGATACGGCGGCGCTCGCCGGCGTCGCTGGGTGAGACTAGGTCGATCGCGTCGTCGCGGATGCCGTCGACGATCCAGGTGGCGCGGTTATCGATGCCGGTGCGAGGGTCGTTGCGGCGGGTCTGCACGGTATCTCCGACGAGGAGTCGTTGCTCATCGCGCCCCCACGCGAGGACCCTGGGGTCGAGTTCGCCGATGTCGACGCGGTGCTGCTGGATGAGTGTGCTGACCGCGTCGGCTTCCGTGTTGCTGCCGCACACCAGTGCAACCCGCTGCCCATGAGCCCGGGCGTCGATGTACCCGTCGACCATGACGGTGCGCGCGGCTTCGGTGGACTCCACGCGGCGGACGTGGCCGCCGGCGGCGAGAGCGGTCGCGATGCGGAGTGCGTGCTGGTGGTCCCGAGGGTGGCGTAGCTGCAGTGTGAGGGCGGCGTAGGCAGGGTCGCGGAATCGGTGCACGGTATCCAGCTCGACGGTGGCGGTGGTGTGGCGCGTGGCGATCGCCATCGCCCCCGCGTGCCCGACGGGCAGGGCTTGGTGTGGGTCACCGACCAGGGCCAGGTCGACGCCGGTATCGAGCGCGAGTTCGGCGAGCGCGTCAGCAGTCTGCAGGTCGACCATGCCTGCCTCGTCCACCACGATCCGGTCCCTCGGATACAGCGGATACTGCTGCGGTCCGGGATAAACCGCCCCGGTGGTGGGGTCGATGTCGCGGACGGCAAGCCGTGTCCATACCTGTGCGCCAGCGACATCTCGGATCCATCGGTAGCCGTGGTCGTACAGCAGGGCGTGCAGGCTGGATGCGTCCGCGCCCACTTCCCGCGCAGCGACGGATGCGGCCTTGCGGGTGGGGGCCACGACGAGCATGCGGCGCCGCTGCGCGTACAGGGCGGCGTGCGCAGTGCGCAGCATCGTGGTCTTCCCGGCGCCGGCGGGGCCGGTGACGGTGACGAGCCGATCGGTGCCGGCGATAGCGCACGCCGCGACAAGCTGTGACCGGTCCAACCGGTCGATCCCCTCGACGGATGCAGCTGCCCGGCGCAACTCGTCGGGCAGCCGGGACCGACCAGGCGTCGCGAGAGCATCGAACCGACCCGCGAGCCGCACCTTCAACCGGCAGGTCTCCGTCGCCATGAGCTGTTTGATGTGCCCCGGCAAACTCTCTTCTGCGATCAGCCTCACCACGCGCTGGTAAGCGCAACGAACGACCTCCCCGACGGTCCCGTCGAGGTCGCTCCGGCCTGCCACGATCCCGGTTCCGGCGAGCGCGCGCAGCGCGCCAGCATGAAGGTCGAAGCTGCTGAA is from Microbacterium sp. LWH3-1.2 and encodes:
- a CDS encoding DUF4259 domain-containing protein; translated protein: MGAWSAEPFGNDTVADWAWELDEAENWDLVLDALTGVLEEEPASIDADVASVAIAAAEVVAHASGAPTQSDVYTESVTAFVERLPNPPQGIVPVALSALEIAASPQGELAELWSDAGSEAWAAAIARVRESLSAAR
- a CDS encoding DUF6578 domain-containing protein: MTHVWLTEWEWACCGDAFVVGDEVDFGIATRTPDPSLGDLLGPALIATVDAVESHHEQEVADRVRGRVTAVSMVAHEVEERRSLRRPGHGAPADAVMPPDGEEWPLVGRDLGGGVFAGSRPSRYVVEIVPVPGTAKLEPTRGVRLPPEEPDTPLQPDGASMSRPLGEGTTRSFAGWLVDIEER
- a CDS encoding HEPN domain-containing protein; translated protein: MDKYLLSDSHEWSGHWWLPSAPDDRVAGVLSFEPDDGLTLRLIGGWSIDYEEPTESVIVTANRMPQAPLIHGVSRGELITLADVFFTKMERFRVGHRGPADSTIAHAETALVGCHLDDADSTVFEGAIATIENMSSWSRLSGMRSEVGRDDDGRRTSGITNVQVGPLVAEIGDVTATLFHMLWLPQSEFTRWGTRESLRETASLQITSGQPRSLAGWTEELRSAGDLISLCGLTACGLLSIRLLLPATPERYREGDPRASVRNEVYVVQKRITQPNPTASALEARHFVVTLDDFDFETLMQRWFEVRETFSAARGMILGLKYVPGGYVETQLIAAVAAAESMHRALAPASPIDDDKYRRLRKLLVDATPPELVTWVRDRLPRNEPSLKDRLLDLARRPGEFMSTLVPDAEKWARAARTSRDQLAHTGETKAQSVEQMAAVSEVTAAVVALNLLFELGAPIDALAEALSAQPDLRIACDFGQENFSSETG
- a CDS encoding AAA family ATPase, whose amino-acid sequence is MRGGLERWKRGGDSRGVRQAIAYAFDGVCDAHLQETYGVDALEAYSEAAHDSAVTRFIAEGGELRADELPPSALRTWLTGHDPVTGEERGRPQLRAEADLLLDGTLNHPKSYSIAAVLHSELAAEFEALQDRIRDRTIMLWQRELNARRGHGGLIRESIARLEVVELQHRRSRALDPHIHRHLWLNVKVKGEDGRWSNVDSRVAMKFHTVVNAEGELAARTDPQWIAALARHGYTIRPDGEIAELASAVAPLSRRSAQIEANRSRLIAAWQSAHGGSRPSVEVLAQIDRRAWAVSRPNKPALLDEGSWERAVRDELATLDPGLLNRRAPHAVAPITIAELDLELLAAQAVVDADERSRASSGRFSSFDLHAGALRALAGTGIVAGRSDLDGTVGEVVRCAYQRVVRLIAEESLPGHIKQLMATETCRLKVRLAGRFDALATPGRSRLPDELRRAAASVEGIDRLDRSQLVAACAIAGTDRLVTVTGPAGAGKTTMLRTAHAALYAQRRRMLVVAPTRKAASVAAREVGADASSLHALLYDHGYRWIRDVAGAQVWTRLAVRDIDPTTGAVYPGPQQYPLYPRDRIVVDEAGMVDLQTADALAELALDTGVDLALVGDPHQALPVGHAGAMAIATRHTTATVELDTVHRFRDPAYAALTLQLRHPRDHQHALRIATALAAGGHVRRVESTEAARTVMVDGYIDARAHGQRVALVCGSNTEADAVSTLIQQHRVDIGELDPRVLAWGRDEQRLLVGDTVQTRRNDPRTGIDNRATWIVDGIRDDAIDLVSPSDAGERRRITHDYALDYVQLAYASTVHGIQGDTTDAAFVGPDVDAAGLYVGLTRGRHHNVAVSVAHSDRAAIDDVATTMLRGAAEITIAESITAAHLELRRASREAATRPVGYGPLNSFGNGITR